One genomic segment of Arachis duranensis cultivar V14167 chromosome 4, aradu.V14167.gnm2.J7QH, whole genome shotgun sequence includes these proteins:
- the LOC127746690 gene encoding uncharacterized protein LOC127746690, translating into MAVWYFEYANLNANGSRPMGITVWAISLSTVKKTMSRLLLLIVSMGYGVVRSIIGGSEMSSKSRMMIVAILYIVDSEALLLIEHLSNINDFFGNAKLLVVLLFALIPALFSRSSLLCLAPSRSYSGSYIVDAAATNYKLPYLRFFSSSPSFFNSFLAVDYSSGSSVCASFKQRQLCLRFLQTVVVPSVLSSISFVCAFFRQRQFRLRFLHTSAVQSNINSVGSVELLILIHLIHMIDIWFSGIGHFGSPDCYVFS; encoded by the exons ATGGCAGTTTGGTACTTCGAGTATGCCAATTTGAATGCCAACGGAAGCAGGCCCATGGGAATTACAGTGTGGGCCATAAGCTTGAGCACTGTGAAAAAGACAATGTCACGACTTCTACTGCTAATTGTGTCAATGGGGTATGGTGTGGTGAGGTCCATCATTGGAGGTAGTGAGATGAGCTCGAAGTCGAGGATGATGATTGTTGCTATACTCTACATTGTGGACTCTGAGGCTCTCCTTCTTATCGAGCATTTGAGCAACATTAATGACTTTTTCGGCAATGCTAAGCTTCTTGTTGTGCTGTTGTTTGCCTTGATTCCTGCTTTATTTTCTAGATCTTCTCTTCTTTGTCTAGCACCCTCGCGAAGCTACAG TGGCTCCTACATAGTCGATGCAGCAGCTACAAACTACAAACTCCCTTACCTGAGG TTTTTCAGCAGTTCGCCATCTTTTTTCAACAGTTTTTTGGCAGTTGATTACTCTTCCGGCAGTTCCGTTTGCGCTTCTTTCAAACAGCGGCAGCTCTGTTTGCGCTTCCTTCAGACAGTAGTAGTTCCATCTGTGCTTTCTTCTATCAGTTTTGTCTGTGCTTTCTTCAGACagcggcagttccgtctgcgcttccttcatACATCGGCAGTTCAATCT AACATCAATAGTGTTGGTTCAGTGGAGTTGctcattttgattcacttgatt cacatgatTGACATTTGGTTCAGTGGTATTGGTCATTTTGGTTCACCTGATTGTTATGTGTTCAGTTGA